The following proteins are encoded in a genomic region of Microbacterium sp. NC79:
- a CDS encoding N-acetyltransferase gives MSSNTPYADQMEFTVRTVVEDDWREVKALRLEMLRDTPIAYLETLASALAEPDATWQVRAARPALDGSLRLAAIDGSGRWIGTLGGFLDRHHGATLVSVYVTPRARGRHGIFDAMLDRVEDWARERGTTLRLSVHEDNRRAIAAYVKRGFVETGQWVPYPLEPGGLELEMIKRV, from the coding sequence ATGAGTTCGAACACGCCGTACGCTGATCAGATGGAATTCACGGTGCGCACTGTGGTCGAAGACGACTGGCGCGAGGTCAAGGCGCTCCGCCTTGAAATGTTGCGCGACACCCCGATCGCGTATCTCGAAACCCTCGCCTCAGCACTCGCCGAACCGGACGCCACCTGGCAAGTGCGCGCCGCTCGCCCCGCGCTCGACGGCAGTCTCCGGTTGGCCGCTATCGATGGTTCCGGACGGTGGATCGGAACCTTGGGCGGATTCCTCGACCGCCACCACGGCGCGACGCTCGTGAGCGTCTACGTCACGCCGCGAGCGCGCGGGCGCCACGGCATTTTCGATGCGATGCTCGATCGTGTCGAAGATTGGGCGCGCGAGCGCGGAACCACGCTGCGGTTGAGCGTGCACGAAGACAATCGCCGTGCCATCGCCGCCTACGTCAAACGTGGGTTCGTTGAAACCGGGCAGTGGGTGCCATATCCGCTGGAGCCTGGCGGCCTCGAACTCGAGATGATTAAACGGGTTTAG
- a CDS encoding circularly permuted type 2 ATP-grasp protein, with amino-acid sequence MADLFDGYDAVTPRTTVGGVPAFDEMFENGDTTKPRAPYAELHRTLAEMTQDDLRGRTDALAKSYLAQGVTFDFAGEERPFPIDAVPRIIQYDEWSRIEQGIKQRVKALEAFLDDVYGRQNAVRDGVIPARLIASSQYFYRQAAGIPTSNGVRIHVSGIDLIRDEHGEMRVLEDNVRVPSGVSYVISNRRVMAQTLPELFVSMRIRPVGDYPHKLLASLRAAAPHGVDDPNVVVLTPGVYNSAYFEHTLLARLMGVELVEGRDLFCVGGKVFMRTTRGPRRVDVIYRRVDDDFLDPLQFRADSMLGSPGILLAARLGNVTIANAIGNGVADDKLVYTYVPDLIRYYLGEEPLLKNVDTWRLEEPNALEEVLDRLDELVVKPVDGSGGKGLVVGPDASKQELDELRQRLIADPRGWIAQPVVMLSTIPTLVEDGVRPRHADLRPFAVNDGEDVWVLPGGLTRVALPEGRLVVNSSQGGGSKDTWITGGSAPTATEYHAEDSIAALVQDQASVPTSEAVMYDDQQEPMHSPQDDGSDRSSQDEQQQQMGASC; translated from the coding sequence ATGGCAGATCTGTTTGACGGTTATGACGCGGTTACCCCGCGAACCACCGTGGGCGGTGTGCCGGCGTTCGATGAGATGTTTGAGAACGGCGACACGACAAAACCCCGCGCCCCCTATGCCGAATTGCATCGCACGCTTGCGGAGATGACGCAGGATGATTTGCGCGGACGCACCGATGCGCTGGCGAAGTCTTATCTTGCGCAGGGCGTGACGTTTGATTTCGCCGGTGAAGAGCGGCCGTTCCCGATTGACGCGGTGCCACGCATCATTCAGTACGACGAATGGTCGCGCATCGAGCAGGGCATCAAACAGCGTGTAAAGGCCCTCGAAGCATTCTTGGATGACGTCTACGGCCGTCAAAACGCGGTGCGCGATGGCGTGATCCCAGCGCGACTGATCGCATCGAGCCAGTATTTCTATCGCCAGGCCGCGGGTATCCCCACCAGCAACGGCGTGCGCATTCACGTTTCCGGCATCGACCTGATTCGCGACGAGCACGGCGAAATGCGCGTGCTCGAAGACAACGTGCGCGTGCCCAGCGGCGTGAGCTACGTGATTTCTAACCGCCGGGTGATGGCGCAGACGCTGCCCGAGCTCTTCGTTTCGATGCGCATTCGCCCGGTGGGAGATTACCCGCACAAACTCCTCGCGTCGCTCCGCGCGGCAGCACCGCACGGCGTCGACGACCCCAACGTTGTTGTGCTGACTCCCGGCGTGTACAACTCGGCATACTTTGAGCACACCCTGCTGGCCCGACTCATGGGTGTCGAGCTCGTGGAGGGGCGCGACCTGTTCTGCGTCGGCGGCAAGGTCTTCATGCGTACGACGCGCGGACCCCGCCGCGTTGACGTTATTTACCGCCGCGTTGACGATGACTTCCTTGATCCGCTGCAGTTCCGGGCCGATTCGATGCTGGGTTCGCCCGGGATTTTGCTGGCCGCCCGCCTCGGCAACGTCACGATCGCAAACGCGATTGGCAATGGTGTTGCCGACGACAAACTGGTCTACACGTACGTGCCCGACCTCATTCGCTACTACCTCGGCGAAGAGCCCCTCCTCAAGAACGTCGACACGTGGCGACTGGAAGAGCCGAACGCGCTGGAAGAGGTACTCGATCGTCTTGACGAACTCGTCGTGAAGCCCGTCGATGGTTCCGGTGGCAAGGGCCTCGTTGTCGGCCCTGACGCCTCGAAGCAAGAGCTCGACGAACTGCGTCAGCGCCTGATCGCCGATCCGCGCGGCTGGATTGCACAGCCGGTCGTGATGCTGTCGACGATTCCGACGCTCGTCGAAGACGGCGTACGTCCGCGTCACGCTGACCTACGCCCATTCGCCGTCAACGACGGCGAGGACGTGTGGGTTCTGCCCGGTGGACTCACCCGCGTCGCGCTGCCCGAGGGGCGTCTTGTCGTGAACTCGAGTCAGGGCGGTGGATCAAAAGACACCTGGATTACCGGCGGCTCAGCCCCGACCGCCACCGAGTATCACGCCGAGGATTCCATCGCGGCGCTCGTGCAGGATCAGGCGTCGGTGCCGACGTCTGAGGCCGTTATGTATGACGACCAGCAGGAGCCGATGCACTCACCGCAGGATGATGGTTCCGACCGCTCATCACAGGACGAACAACAGCAGCAGATGGGAGCATCATGCTGA
- a CDS encoding alpha-E domain-containing protein, translating into MLSRIAESLFWIGRYIERADGTARILDVHLQLLLEDPWIDEPTACRSLLGVMGSAPSDPTIEVTRRDVLATLAIDRTAPSSIAFALNAARENARRAREIVSTDLWEILNTTNAGMPKRLYNDRAHDFFQWVRERSALAVGTVDSSTSRDEAWQFFTLGRAIERTDMTARLLATRSLTEESGPSWTTILRSCGAYEAYVRTYRGMPSSRNAAEFLLLDRLFPRSIIYSISTAENCMSEIDPGRDRVGHSNSVLRALGRMRNDLEYSPISEILAELPEHMERVQAVTREASNAIRQRFFPTQAEPSWIGENS; encoded by the coding sequence ATGCTGAGTCGTATTGCCGAGAGCCTGTTTTGGATCGGGCGCTACATCGAGCGTGCAGACGGAACGGCCCGCATTCTGGACGTGCACCTCCAGCTGCTGCTGGAAGACCCCTGGATCGACGAACCGACCGCGTGCCGTTCGTTGCTCGGCGTGATGGGATCGGCGCCATCCGACCCCACGATTGAGGTGACTCGTCGTGATGTGTTGGCGACGCTGGCGATCGACCGCACCGCGCCTTCAAGCATTGCGTTCGCGCTGAACGCTGCGCGCGAAAACGCGCGTAGAGCGCGCGAGATTGTCTCGACTGATCTCTGGGAAATTCTCAACACCACGAACGCGGGGATGCCGAAGCGGTTGTATAACGACCGTGCGCACGACTTCTTTCAGTGGGTGCGTGAGCGGTCGGCGTTGGCTGTCGGAACCGTTGACTCGTCTACGAGTCGAGACGAGGCCTGGCAATTCTTTACGCTGGGTCGCGCGATCGAACGCACAGACATGACGGCACGGTTACTTGCGACGCGGTCACTCACCGAAGAATCTGGGCCGAGTTGGACGACGATTCTGCGCTCATGCGGCGCGTACGAAGCGTATGTGCGCACGTACCGCGGCATGCCATCGAGCCGCAACGCGGCGGAATTCCTGCTGCTGGATCGCCTGTTTCCGCGGTCGATCATTTACTCGATTTCGACGGCAGAGAACTGTATGAGCGAGATTGATCCGGGTCGTGATCGGGTGGGCCACTCAAACAGCGTGCTGCGAGCCCTCGGACGCATGCGCAATGATCTCGAATACAGCCCCATTTCGGAAATCCTCGCCGAACTTCCCGAACACATGGAGCGCGTGCAAGCGGTGACCCGCGAAGCATCGAATGCCATTCGCCAGCGATTCTTCCCCACGCAGGCCGAGCCGAGCTGGATCGGAGAGAACTCATGA
- a CDS encoding transglutaminase family protein produces MKRLRIEHTTGFRYPTDATASYNEARMMPMTTDSQFVLTSSLDIQPNTSVNQYVDYFGTRVASFDVLSGHSELNITARSLVEVRERPLEHPDLTWDDLAADAERSVDTVEKLVQTHRTQPHADVRALARSIADTHDNPSEAALAICVAVGDAVQYMSGVTGVQTTAAEAWEARKGVCQDMAHISIGALRSVGIPARYVSGYLHPKPNAEVGEPVKGESHAWVEWYANGWRGFDPTNNIEIGDRHVLVGRGRDYNDVPPLRGVFAGPATSQLFVTVTITREA; encoded by the coding sequence ATGAAGCGCTTGAGGATCGAACACACCACGGGTTTTCGGTATCCGACCGATGCCACAGCCTCGTATAACGAGGCGCGAATGATGCCGATGACGACCGACTCGCAGTTCGTGCTGACCAGTTCGCTCGATATTCAGCCCAACACATCGGTGAATCAATACGTGGACTACTTCGGCACCAGGGTCGCGTCGTTTGATGTGCTTTCCGGTCACAGCGAACTGAACATCACGGCACGCAGCCTTGTTGAGGTTCGTGAGCGGCCGCTGGAGCACCCCGACCTCACATGGGATGATTTGGCGGCCGATGCTGAGCGGTCGGTCGACACGGTGGAGAAGCTGGTGCAGACGCATCGGACCCAGCCGCACGCGGATGTTCGTGCGTTGGCCCGGTCGATCGCCGACACGCACGACAACCCCTCAGAAGCGGCGCTCGCCATCTGTGTCGCGGTGGGCGACGCTGTGCAATACATGTCGGGTGTCACCGGTGTGCAGACAACGGCGGCTGAGGCGTGGGAAGCCCGCAAGGGCGTGTGCCAAGACATGGCACATATTTCGATCGGAGCGCTGCGTTCGGTGGGGATTCCGGCACGTTACGTTTCGGGTTACTTGCACCCGAAACCCAACGCTGAGGTGGGCGAGCCCGTGAAGGGTGAGTCGCACGCCTGGGTGGAGTGGTACGCCAACGGCTGGCGCGGATTTGACCCCACCAACAACATCGAGATTGGTGACCGCCACGTGTTGGTGGGGCGAGGGCGCGACTACAACGACGTTCCACCGTTGCGTGGCGTATTTGCCGGCCCCGCCACGTCACAGCTGTTCGTAACGGTGACCATCACGCGCGAGGCGTAG
- a CDS encoding MFS transporter, whose translation MFRSFSSFNYRVWFIGALVSNIGAWMQATAISWVVLTQLTDNDATAMGITMALQFGPPLLLVGLTGWVADRFNRRNLLITTQVLLALLGATMGVLLILDVATLPMMYVFAVVTGTVAAFDNPARQAFVSDLVSRENASNAVALNAASFNAARMLGPAAAGIVVVVVGNGLVFLINAATFIAMIIALFLIRMDQLIPRAKNAGGGRLADGFRYVAKRSDLIVTFSMVFLLGAFGMNFPIYASTMALEFGRGADGFGLLSSILAIGSLAGALLAARRDRARIRVVIIGAGFFALAMTLSAFMPGYWSYAASLTAVGFCVVTIMTTANGYVQTTTDPALRGRVLALYMAVIMGGTPIGAPIVGWVADQFGPRVAVGVGAAAGLLAFGIGLTWLIVSGRLHRHEERRFRLTLDQTRPISVVAPAEFSDEVAATTPIGLPRKDIPGR comes from the coding sequence TGCTTACGCAGCTCACTGACAATGACGCCACCGCGATGGGCATCACGATGGCCCTCCAGTTCGGTCCCCCGCTCCTGCTTGTCGGGTTAACCGGATGGGTTGCCGACCGCTTTAATCGCCGGAACCTCCTCATCACGACCCAGGTTTTGCTTGCACTCCTGGGGGCGACGATGGGCGTACTGCTCATCCTTGATGTCGCCACCTTGCCGATGATGTACGTCTTCGCCGTTGTCACCGGAACCGTGGCTGCCTTTGACAATCCGGCTCGCCAGGCGTTTGTCTCCGACCTTGTGTCACGTGAAAACGCGTCTAATGCGGTCGCGTTGAACGCCGCGTCGTTCAACGCCGCACGTATGCTCGGCCCAGCCGCCGCAGGCATCGTTGTTGTGGTCGTTGGCAACGGGCTCGTCTTCTTGATCAACGCAGCAACGTTCATCGCCATGATCATCGCGCTGTTCCTCATTCGGATGGACCAGTTGATTCCGCGCGCCAAGAACGCAGGAGGCGGCCGACTGGCCGATGGCTTCCGCTATGTCGCGAAACGCAGCGACCTCATCGTCACCTTCTCGATGGTGTTCCTGCTCGGCGCTTTCGGCATGAACTTCCCGATCTACGCCTCAACCATGGCTCTGGAGTTTGGCAGGGGTGCGGACGGCTTCGGTTTGTTGAGCTCCATTCTCGCGATTGGATCATTGGCTGGTGCGCTGCTCGCGGCCCGCCGCGACCGTGCGCGTATTCGCGTGGTCATCATTGGCGCCGGGTTCTTCGCCCTCGCGATGACGCTGTCGGCCTTCATGCCTGGCTACTGGAGTTACGCGGCCTCGCTCACCGCTGTGGGCTTCTGTGTCGTCACGATCATGACGACCGCCAACGGTTACGTGCAGACCACGACCGACCCGGCCCTTCGCGGGCGTGTGCTGGCCCTGTACATGGCAGTGATCATGGGCGGAACCCCGATTGGTGCGCCGATTGTGGGCTGGGTTGCAGACCAGTTTGGCCCGCGCGTTGCCGTGGGCGTTGGTGCCGCTGCCGGCCTGTTGGCATTCGGGATCGGCCTCACGTGGCTAATCGTGTCTGGGCGTCTCCACCGTCATGAAGAGCGTCGCTTCCGACTCACGCTGGATCAAACGCGACCGATTTCGGTCGTTGCCCCCGCAGAGTTCAGCGATGAGGTCGCGGCGACCACGCCAATCGGCCTCCCCCGTAAAGACATCCCTGGCCGTTAA